In the genome of Halobacteriovorax sp. GB3, the window GCCATTGAATAATATCTGAGGACTCATGCATTGGTTTATTATCGATGTAGAGACAAGGAACAGTTCGTCTTCCTGTGTCACTAACGAGTCTCTCTAGATTTTGCTGGTCTGAGAAGATATCTTTGTAATCAACTTTTATATTGAGTTCTTTAATGGCCTGAAGAACGATTTGGCAAAATGGGCAACTATCAAAATAGAATAACTCTAGTTTAGGCGTGTTCATTTGGATTCTCCGTTTTTTGGATCGTTGTACCGCTTAGCCTAGTAAAAGGCAAAAAAAAAGAGCCTCCATGGGAGGCTCTATAGAACTTATTTATCGTCTTTATCAAGACCTAAAGCATATCGCTCATCTTCATCGAGAAGATCAGGCTCTTCTTCTTCATCTGGCTTATCAAATGCGTCGTTATAACCCCATCCGTATCCAAATTGAGAAGAATCGTCACCTTCGT includes:
- a CDS encoding glutaredoxin family protein, with protein sequence MNTPKLELFYFDSCPFCQIVLQAIKELNIKVDYKDIFSDQQNLERLVSDTGRRTVPCLYIDNKPMHESSDIIQWLKSNADKLEKN